In Drosophila santomea strain STO CAGO 1482 chromosome 3L, Prin_Dsan_1.1, whole genome shotgun sequence, a single window of DNA contains:
- the LOC120449248 gene encoding transcription elongation factor 1 homolog → MSISGVVSSEIYSSVHSQQFTRPSKISIFIKILKYNFPYNLPWVVGRRKSKRKGAPRRKNIEPMPLLFDCPFCNHKQACEVKIDKEKKLGRIACNVCQELFQTSVNYLTEAIDIFNDWIDACEEQN, encoded by the exons ATGTCTATATCTGGTGTCGTTTCATCTGAAATCTACTCCTCGG TGCATAGCCAGCAGTTTACGCGTCCAAGtaaaataagtatttttattaAGATACTAAAATATAACTTCCCGTACAATTTACCATGGGTCGTCGGTCGTCGCAAGTCCAAACGCAAAGGAGCTCCAAGAAGAAAAAACATTGAGCCGATGCCCCTACTTTTCGATTGTCCTTTCTGCAATCACAAGCAGGCATGTGAAGTAAAAAT AGATAAGGAGAAAAAACTGGGAAGAATTGCCTGTAATGTGTGTCAGGAATTGTTTCAAACTTCTGTAAACTATCTCACGGAAGCAATTGATATATTCAACGATTGGATTGATGCTTGCGAGGAGCAGAACTAA
- the LOC120450251 gene encoding uncharacterized protein LOC120450251 isoform X2 yields the protein MEIAPLINNAVAVVTASASAAVSASASASVSSSSQDDNVNNLALLASLTLQKVLNINNNNNQHIKNHNHNHSHISDSDSKQHEQQKQQQQTQPQRRNLDIKSENDVLNQLLKTGAVFTATPTAPIAIERKKQTLQQQHQYAQQSHQQQQQYSAQKQRLNSSISSTHSSTSTNSSYGSSSSEEAAGTSAPSATGAGASVTSGASTARASTTKASSNKLPEKSKIPSDILDDLASRFIINVPDMELNNLIRMCFQIELAHWFYLDFFCAPETGEDGETPKCVQRKLPSVGIKQFAMQLFQHIPFLNKHFGTVDQILDEWKNYKLSVPTYGAILVSEDHNHCLLVQSYFARNSWGFPKGKINENEDPAHCATREVYEETGFDITDLIDANDYIEAFINYQYTRLYVVRNIPMDTQFAPRTRNEIKCCDWFRIDALPVNKNDAISKAKLGKTSNSFFMIMPFVKRLKKWVNDRKAGMEPRRRKCSGQQSPKAASPTNMNGSCKKDVAGVRNESRRQRHKSMGDLDGVKLNNLNGKGTAGAGAGLTAPASATAAINSMNICNSNGKRNKQNAAAGSNQATPTTIATPVTSNGAVGGGTVSSKRQLFHSQSQNDAQQSASNEKIVSSFDLIRKEKQQQLKAAKAQKQQQQQQRLRTKSQSDKQYNPQQPVKILGQHQPTTGMDLIAMLSAAAAAQKTSNKEQQTQEQQHQRQRPRPASVSLNLGAGSATTNHATPSAPDAQDMHKLQRMASGTNLRILKRAQSQQPQQHHQQQLQLEQQQQQLGTDFTPNFNSWTNFSFTKNFIANVFC from the exons atggaAATCGCACCACTGATCAACAACGCCGTCGCTGTCGTCACAGCCTCTGCCTCAGCCGCCgtctctgcctctgcctctgctAGCGTCAGCAGTAGCAGCCAGGATGATAACG TCAACAATCTGGCTCTGCTCGCGTCGCTGACTTTACAAAAAGTGCTAAATatcaacaataacaataaccaGCACATCAAAAACCATAACCACAACCACAGCCACATTAGCGATAGCGATAGCAAACAACacgagcaacaaaaacaacagcagcaaacacAACCACAACGACGAAACCTCGACATTAAGAGCGAGAATGATGTACTAAACCAATTGCTAAAAACTGGAGCTGTTTTcaccgccacgcccacagcgCCCATTGCCATCGAAAGGAAGAAGCAgacgctgcagcagcaacatcaataTGCACAACAGTcacatcaacagcagcagcaatacAGCGCACAGAAGCAACGCCTCAACTCATCCATATCATCGACCCACTCATCGACATCAACGAACTCCTCCTACGGCAGCTCATCCTCGGAGGAAGCCGCGGGCACATCAGCTCCATCGGCAACGGGTGCGGGTGCATCTGTCACATCGGGAGCATCAACAGCCAGAGCAAGTACCACGAAGGCGTCCAGCAATAAATTGCCAGAGAAATCAAAAATTCCGTCCGATATACTTGATGATCTGGCCAGTCGATTTATAATCAATGTTCCGGACATGGAGCTCAACAATCTAATACGAATGTGTTTCCAAATCGAACTGGCCCATTGGTTCTATTTGGATTTCTTTTGTGCCCCCGAAACTGGAGAGGATGGCGAGACCCCTAAGTGCGTGCAGCGAAAGCTGCCATCGGTGGGCATCAAGCAGTTTGCAATGCAGTTGTTCCAA CACATTCCCTTCCTGAACAAACATTTTGGCACCGTGGATCAAATCCTGGACGAGTGGAAGAACTACAAGCTGTCGGTGCCCACTTATGGAGCTATTCTGGTGTCCGAGGATCACAATCACTGCTTGCTAGTGCAGTCCTACTTTGCCCGCAACTCCTGGGGATTTCCCAAGGGCAAGATCAACGAGAACGAGGACCCAGCCCATTGTGCAACAAGAGAG GTTTATGAGGAGACCGGGTTCGATATCACGGACCTCATCGATGCCAACGACTACATCGAGGCTTTCATCAATTACCAGTACACGCGGCTGTACGTCGTGCGCAACATACCGATGGACACGCAGTTCGCGCCCCGCACCCGCAACGAGATCAAGTGCTGCGACTGGTTCCGCATCGATGCGCTGCCGGTGAACAAGAACGATGCCATATCAAAGGCCAAGTTGGGCAAGACCTCCAACTCCTTCTTCATGATTATGCCGTTTGTAAAGCGCCTGAAGAAGTGGGTGAACGATCGGAAGGCCGGAATGGAGCCGCGTCGCCGCAAATGCTCTGGCCAGCAATCGCCAAAAGCGGCCTCGCCTACGAATATGAATGGGAGCTGCAAGAAGGACGTCGCAGGAGTGCGCAATGAATCGCGACGCCAGAGACACAAGTCCATGGGTGACTTGGATGGCGTCAAGTTAAATAATCTCAATGGCAAGGGGACTGctggagcgggagcgggatTGACAGCTCCCGCCTCCGCCACCGCTGCCATCAACTCGATGAACATATGCAATAGCAATGGGAAacgcaataaacaaaatgcggCTGCGGGCAGCAATCAGGCAACGCCAACTACAATAGCAACGCCAGTGACGTCAAATGGAGCCGTCGGAGGCGGTACTGTATCCTCGAAGCGTCAACTGTTTCATAGCCAAAGTCAAAACGATGCGCAGCAATCGGCAAGCAATGAGAAG ATTGTCAGCTCCTTCGATTTAATACGCAAGgagaagcagcaacaacttaAGGCAGCTAAGGcgcaaaagcaacagcagcagcaacagcgatTGCGCACCAAGTCGCAGAGTGATAAGCAGTACAATCCACAGCAGCCAGTCAAAATCCTGGGACAACACCAGCCCACCACGGGCATGGACTTGATAGCCATGCTATCGGCAGCTGCGGCAGCTCAAAAGACATCAAATAAGGAGCAGCAAACACAAgaacagcagcatcagcgaCAACGACCACGACCAGCTTCTGTGTCGCTTAACCTTGGAGCAGGTAGTGCTACCACCAACCATGCAACACCATCAGCTCCGGATGCCCAGGACATGCATAAGCTGCAGCGCATGGCCTCAGGCACAAATTTGAGGATTCTGAAGCGGGCACAATCgcagcaaccgcagcagcatcatcagcaacagttgcaactagaacagcaacagcagcagttagGAACTGACTTTACGCCAAATTTTAATTCGTGGACGAATTTCTCCTTTACCAAGAACTTCATAGCAAATGTGTTTTGCTAA
- the LOC120450251 gene encoding uncharacterized protein LOC120450251 isoform X1: MEIAPLINNAVAVVTASASAAVSASASASVSSSSQDDNVNNLALLASLTLQKVLNINNNNNQHIKNHNHNHSHISDSDSKQHEQQKQQQQTQPQRRNLDIKSENDVLNQLLKTGAVFTATPTAPIAIERKKQTLQQQHQYAQQSHQQQQQYSAQKQRLNSSISSTHSSTSTNSSYGSSSSEEAAGTSAPSATGAGASVTSGASTARASTTKASSNKLPEKSKIPSDILDDLASRFIINVPDMELNNLIRMCFQIELAHWFYLDFFCAPETGEDGETPKCVQRKLPSVGIKQFAMQLFQHIPFLNKHFGTVDQILDEWKNYKLSVPTYGAILVSEDHNHCLLVQSYFARNSWGFPKGKINENEDPAHCATREVYEETGFDITDLIDANDYIEAFINYQYTRLYVVRNIPMDTQFAPRTRNEIKCCDWFRIDALPVNKNDAISKAKLGKTSNSFFMIMPFVKRLKKWVNDRKAGMEPRRRKCSGQQSPKAASPTNMNGSCKKDVAGVRNESRRQRHKSMGDLDGVKLNNLNGKGTAGAGAGLTAPASATAAINSMNICNSNGKRNKQNAAAGSNQATPTTIATPVTSNGAVGGGTVSSKRQLFHSQSQNDAQQSASNEKQIVSSFDLIRKEKQQQLKAAKAQKQQQQQQRLRTKSQSDKQYNPQQPVKILGQHQPTTGMDLIAMLSAAAAAQKTSNKEQQTQEQQHQRQRPRPASVSLNLGAGSATTNHATPSAPDAQDMHKLQRMASGTNLRILKRAQSQQPQQHHQQQLQLEQQQQQLGTDFTPNFNSWTNFSFTKNFIANVFC; encoded by the exons atggaAATCGCACCACTGATCAACAACGCCGTCGCTGTCGTCACAGCCTCTGCCTCAGCCGCCgtctctgcctctgcctctgctAGCGTCAGCAGTAGCAGCCAGGATGATAACG TCAACAATCTGGCTCTGCTCGCGTCGCTGACTTTACAAAAAGTGCTAAATatcaacaataacaataaccaGCACATCAAAAACCATAACCACAACCACAGCCACATTAGCGATAGCGATAGCAAACAACacgagcaacaaaaacaacagcagcaaacacAACCACAACGACGAAACCTCGACATTAAGAGCGAGAATGATGTACTAAACCAATTGCTAAAAACTGGAGCTGTTTTcaccgccacgcccacagcgCCCATTGCCATCGAAAGGAAGAAGCAgacgctgcagcagcaacatcaataTGCACAACAGTcacatcaacagcagcagcaatacAGCGCACAGAAGCAACGCCTCAACTCATCCATATCATCGACCCACTCATCGACATCAACGAACTCCTCCTACGGCAGCTCATCCTCGGAGGAAGCCGCGGGCACATCAGCTCCATCGGCAACGGGTGCGGGTGCATCTGTCACATCGGGAGCATCAACAGCCAGAGCAAGTACCACGAAGGCGTCCAGCAATAAATTGCCAGAGAAATCAAAAATTCCGTCCGATATACTTGATGATCTGGCCAGTCGATTTATAATCAATGTTCCGGACATGGAGCTCAACAATCTAATACGAATGTGTTTCCAAATCGAACTGGCCCATTGGTTCTATTTGGATTTCTTTTGTGCCCCCGAAACTGGAGAGGATGGCGAGACCCCTAAGTGCGTGCAGCGAAAGCTGCCATCGGTGGGCATCAAGCAGTTTGCAATGCAGTTGTTCCAA CACATTCCCTTCCTGAACAAACATTTTGGCACCGTGGATCAAATCCTGGACGAGTGGAAGAACTACAAGCTGTCGGTGCCCACTTATGGAGCTATTCTGGTGTCCGAGGATCACAATCACTGCTTGCTAGTGCAGTCCTACTTTGCCCGCAACTCCTGGGGATTTCCCAAGGGCAAGATCAACGAGAACGAGGACCCAGCCCATTGTGCAACAAGAGAG GTTTATGAGGAGACCGGGTTCGATATCACGGACCTCATCGATGCCAACGACTACATCGAGGCTTTCATCAATTACCAGTACACGCGGCTGTACGTCGTGCGCAACATACCGATGGACACGCAGTTCGCGCCCCGCACCCGCAACGAGATCAAGTGCTGCGACTGGTTCCGCATCGATGCGCTGCCGGTGAACAAGAACGATGCCATATCAAAGGCCAAGTTGGGCAAGACCTCCAACTCCTTCTTCATGATTATGCCGTTTGTAAAGCGCCTGAAGAAGTGGGTGAACGATCGGAAGGCCGGAATGGAGCCGCGTCGCCGCAAATGCTCTGGCCAGCAATCGCCAAAAGCGGCCTCGCCTACGAATATGAATGGGAGCTGCAAGAAGGACGTCGCAGGAGTGCGCAATGAATCGCGACGCCAGAGACACAAGTCCATGGGTGACTTGGATGGCGTCAAGTTAAATAATCTCAATGGCAAGGGGACTGctggagcgggagcgggatTGACAGCTCCCGCCTCCGCCACCGCTGCCATCAACTCGATGAACATATGCAATAGCAATGGGAAacgcaataaacaaaatgcggCTGCGGGCAGCAATCAGGCAACGCCAACTACAATAGCAACGCCAGTGACGTCAAATGGAGCCGTCGGAGGCGGTACTGTATCCTCGAAGCGTCAACTGTTTCATAGCCAAAGTCAAAACGATGCGCAGCAATCGGCAAGCAATGAGAAG CAGATTGTCAGCTCCTTCGATTTAATACGCAAGgagaagcagcaacaacttaAGGCAGCTAAGGcgcaaaagcaacagcagcagcaacagcgatTGCGCACCAAGTCGCAGAGTGATAAGCAGTACAATCCACAGCAGCCAGTCAAAATCCTGGGACAACACCAGCCCACCACGGGCATGGACTTGATAGCCATGCTATCGGCAGCTGCGGCAGCTCAAAAGACATCAAATAAGGAGCAGCAAACACAAgaacagcagcatcagcgaCAACGACCACGACCAGCTTCTGTGTCGCTTAACCTTGGAGCAGGTAGTGCTACCACCAACCATGCAACACCATCAGCTCCGGATGCCCAGGACATGCATAAGCTGCAGCGCATGGCCTCAGGCACAAATTTGAGGATTCTGAAGCGGGCACAATCgcagcaaccgcagcagcatcatcagcaacagttgcaactagaacagcaacagcagcagttagGAACTGACTTTACGCCAAATTTTAATTCGTGGACGAATTTCTCCTTTACCAAGAACTTCATAGCAAATGTGTTTTGCTAA
- the LOC120450253 gene encoding histone-lysine N-methyltransferase PRDM9 produces the protein MTEAEMCKLCKANRATEIDLEKPKFKSVNKLLQRLFDWYKIDVAILGENSCICELCFGEALRISESLEKWSMAQEEIHDKPIEIDDSTAFQVKLEFPSYEEEVQSVEKDKKSFDQYIAEPEEEEHMEFDVQAPLKPPTEDFFSVGLARDGLAVTKFFKDKTQATRMLCTCCGQVLEILAHIRMHCAKPRPNPDYYCRECGSNFSKLCELQEHMMTRGHFKNKCGGRDLEFLCLRCNQIFPRYFDVIRHDNSAHRLSEYMCVECNVSFVYQGSYEKHLRNHGVESTEQQVYECPYKDCVSRFRVWTRLVSHMRWHKGRSSQCPFPGCNSKLPSSNYHTHMRSHSQQGRLHREGKFMTLDPMKRVEPDRRKVPYGKRHLVFTEAQTLCSSNGGEFISLPKELSLQQGKYINVGDNPSP, from the exons ATGACAGAAGCTGAGATGTGCAAACTATGCAAAGCTAACCGCGCAACAGAGATCGATCTTGAGAAGCCAAAATTCAAATCGGTCAACAAACTGTTGCAAAGACTATTCGATTGGTACAAAATTGAT GTTGCCATTCTGGGAGAAAATTCATGCATCTGCGAGCTCTGTTTTGGGGAGGCTTTGCGCATAAGCGAATCCCTGGAGAAATGGAGCATGGCCCAGGAAGAGATCCACGACAAGCCCATTGAAATAGACGACTCCACTGCGTTTCAGGTCAAGTTGGAGTTTCCATCATACGAAGAAGAGGTGCAATCAGTCGAGAAAGATAAGAAATCTTTTGATCAGTATATTGCGGAGccagaggaggaggagcataTGGAATTCGATGTCCAAGCACCTTTAAAGCCCCCTACAGAGGATTTCTTCAGCGTGGGATTGGCCCGCGATGGCTTGGCGGTCACCAAGTTCTTCAAGGACAAGACCCAAGCCACCAGGATGCTATGCACCTGTTGTGGCCAGGTGCTCGAAATCCTGGCCCACATCCGCATGCACTGTGCAAAACCCCGCCCAAATCCGGACTACTATTGCCGCGAATGTGGCTCGAATTTCTCCAAACTTTGCGAGCTACAGGAGCACATGATGACGAGGGGACACTTCAAGAACAAGTGTGGCGGAAGGGATTTGGAATTCCTGTGCCTCAGATGCAACCAGATATTCCCACGATATTTTGACGTTATCCGCCACGACAACAGCGCCCACAGGCTATCGGAGTACATGTGCGTGGAGTGCAACGTGTCCTTCGTTTACCAAGGATCCTACGAGAAGCACCTGCGGAACCACGGTGTCGAGTCCACGGAGCAGCAAGTTTACGAGTGCCCTTATAAGGACTGCGTCTCAAGATTTCGGGTGTGGACGCGATTAGTGTCGCACATGAGGTGGCACAAGGGGCGGAGTTCCCAGTGCCCCTTTCCTGGATGCAATAGCAAATTGCCGTCCTCGAATTACCATACTCACATGCGTTCACACTCACAACAGGGTCGACTCCATCGGGAGGGGAAGTTCATGACCCTGGATCCGATGAAACGGGTAGAACCGGATCGACGAAAGGTGCCCTACGGCAAACGACACTTGGTTTTCACAGAAGCCCAGACGCTTTGTTCTTCCAACGGAGGAGAGTTCATCAGCCTGCCCAAGGAACTTTCCCTGCAGCAGGGAAAATACATTAATGTTGGGGATAATCCAAGCCCGTAG
- the LOC120450254 gene encoding calcium channel flower isoform X1 has product MSFAEKITGLLARPNQQDPIGPEQPWYLKYGSRLLGIVAAFFAILFGLWNVFSIITLSVSCLVAGIIQMVAGFVVMLLEAPCCFVCFEQVNVIADKVDSKPLYFRAGLYIAMAIPPIILCFGLASLFGSGLIFGTGVVYGMMALGKKASAEDMRAAAQQTFGGNTPAQTNDRAGIVNNAQPFSFTGAVGTDSNV; this is encoded by the exons ATG TCGTTTGCGGAAAAGATAACGGGTCTGCTGGCACGGCCGAACCAACAAGATCCAATTGGACCGGAGCAGCCCTGGTATCTCAAATATGGAAGTCGATTGCTGGGCATTGTGGCCGCCTTCT TTGCCATTCTCTTCGGCCTGTGGAATGTGTTCTCCATCATCACTCTCAGCGTATCCTGCCTGGTGGCTGGCATCATTCAAATGGTGGCAGGATTTGTGGTGATGCTTCTGGAGGCGCCCTGCTGTTTCGTCTGCTTCGAGCAGGTGAATGTAATCGCGGATAAGGTGGACTCTAAGCCCTTGTACTTCCGGGCCGGGCTCTACATTGC catgGCCATTCCGCCCATAATTCTGTGCTTCGGACTTGCCAGCTTATTTGGCAGTGGCCTGATCTTTGGCACTGGCGTGGTCTACGGCATGATGGCGTTAGGAAAGAA AGCATCCGCTGAGGACATGCGGGCAGCCGCACAACAAACCTTCGGAGGAAATACACCTGCTCAAACCAACGATCGAGCGGGGATAGTGAACAACGCCCAGCCCTTCTCCTTCACCGGAGCCGTGGGCACGGACAGCAATGTGTGA
- the LOC120450254 gene encoding calcium channel flower isoform X2 has translation MSFAEKITGLLARPNQQDPIGPEQPWYLKYGSRLLGIVAAFFAILFGLWNVFSIITLSVSCLVAGIIQMVAGFVVMLLEAPCCFVCFEQVNVIADKVDSKPLYFRAGLYIAMAIPPIILCFGLASLFGSGLIFGTGVVYGMMALGKKASREDMAAAATSPTQMAGSQAGGQMQMGGDQHITLMEDPDVWRPT, from the exons ATG TCGTTTGCGGAAAAGATAACGGGTCTGCTGGCACGGCCGAACCAACAAGATCCAATTGGACCGGAGCAGCCCTGGTATCTCAAATATGGAAGTCGATTGCTGGGCATTGTGGCCGCCTTCT TTGCCATTCTCTTCGGCCTGTGGAATGTGTTCTCCATCATCACTCTCAGCGTATCCTGCCTGGTGGCTGGCATCATTCAAATGGTGGCAGGATTTGTGGTGATGCTTCTGGAGGCGCCCTGCTGTTTCGTCTGCTTCGAGCAGGTGAATGTAATCGCGGATAAGGTGGACTCTAAGCCCTTGTACTTCCGGGCCGGGCTCTACATTGC catgGCCATTCCGCCCATAATTCTGTGCTTCGGACTTGCCAGCTTATTTGGCAGTGGCCTGATCTTTGGCACTGGCGTGGTCTACGGCATGATGGCGTTAGGAAAGAA AGCTTCTCGAGAGGACATGGCCGCCGCTGCCACATCGCCCACACAGATGGCCGGCAGTCAGGCGGGCGGTCAGATGCAGATGGGCGGCGATCAGCATATCACACTCATGGAAGATCCCGATGTCTGGCGCCCCACATAA
- the LOC120450254 gene encoding calcium channel flower isoform X3, whose amino-acid sequence MVAGFVVMLLEAPCCFVCFEQVNVIADKVDSKPLYFRAGLYIAMAIPPIILCFGLASLFGSGLIFGTGVVYGMMALGKKASAEDMRAAAQQTFGGNTPAQTNDRAGIVNNAQPFSFTGAVGTDSNV is encoded by the exons ATGGTGGCAGGATTTGTGGTGATGCTTCTGGAGGCGCCCTGCTGTTTCGTCTGCTTCGAGCAGGTGAATGTAATCGCGGATAAGGTGGACTCTAAGCCCTTGTACTTCCGGGCCGGGCTCTACATTGC catgGCCATTCCGCCCATAATTCTGTGCTTCGGACTTGCCAGCTTATTTGGCAGTGGCCTGATCTTTGGCACTGGCGTGGTCTACGGCATGATGGCGTTAGGAAAGAA AGCATCCGCTGAGGACATGCGGGCAGCCGCACAACAAACCTTCGGAGGAAATACACCTGCTCAAACCAACGATCGAGCGGGGATAGTGAACAACGCCCAGCCCTTCTCCTTCACCGGAGCCGTGGGCACGGACAGCAATGTGTGA
- the LOC120450005 gene encoding rRNA-processing protein EFG1, producing the protein MQSNKVVFVFFGIIAMVMAASLSSKVKEQDDDVISDRRFRWEFSQDSDESANDLQEDDDDDVENDDDQDDSGSGSEEIWIIEYPEGYESASDESASNESASNESASNES; encoded by the exons ATGCAGTCCAACAAGGTTGTCTTCGTGTTCTTTG GTATCATCGCCATGGTGATGGCCGCCAGTCTCTCCTCAAAAGTTAAGGAACAGGATGATGATGTGATCAGTGATCGTCGTTTCCGCTGGGAATTCTCGCAGGATTCTGATGAGTCTGCCAACGACTTGCAAgaagacgatgatgatgatgttgaaAATGATGACGATCAAGATGATAGCGGTAGCGGATCCGAGGAAATTTGGATCATCGAATATCCTGAAGGCTACGAAAGCGCCTCCGATGAAAGCGCCTCCAATGAAAGCGCCTCCAATGAAAGCGCCTCCAATGAATCTTAA